A region of Argentina anserina chromosome 5, drPotAnse1.1, whole genome shotgun sequence DNA encodes the following proteins:
- the LOC126794656 gene encoding chromophore lyase CRL, chloroplastic, with amino-acid sequence MGIGSESGASGSGSDDSSSSSGGWSSVARGVVVKTLVLIGGALLLKRLTKSTTRRDHARHVTRSLSGEKFSKDQAARDPDHYFNIRMSSCPAAEMVDGSKVLYFEQAFWRSPQKPFRQRFYMVKPCPKELKCDVEVSSYAIRDAEEYKNFCDRSKDQRPLPEEVIGDIAEHLTTVHLKRCERGKRCLYEGSTPPASFPNLWNGASYCTSELAILKNNEIHSWDRGYNDEGNQVWGPKEGSYEFKPAPASSTNDMFSSLNFPIQQSIEKRIEGSFVLQE; translated from the exons ATGGGTATCGGGTCGGAATCGGGTGCCAGCGGGAGCGGCTCCGATGACTCATCGTCGTCATCAGGAGGATGGAGCAGCGTGGCGCGCGGCGTGGTGGTGAAGACGCTGGTTTTGATCGGGGGAGCTCTGCTTCTGAAGAGACTGACCAAGTCCACGACCCGGAGGGACCACGCCCGCCACGTCACCCGATCCCTCTCCGGCGAGAAGTTCTCCAAGGACCAAGCGGCCAGGGATCCCGACCACTACTTCAACATCAG AATGAGTAGCTGCCCTGCAGCTGAGATGGTGGATGGTTCTAAAGTTTTGTACTTTGAACAA GCTTTTTGGAGGAGTCCCCAGAAGCCCTTTAGACAG AGGTTTTATATGGTGAAGCCTTGCCCGAAAGAGTTGAAGTGTGATGTTGAG GTAAGCTCGTATGCAATTAGAGATGCCGAGGAGTACAAGAATTTTTGTGATCGCTCAAAGGACCAGCGCCCTTTGCCTGAAGAAGTTATCGGG GACATTGCAGAGCATTTGACAACAGTGCATCTTAAACGCTGTGAGCGTGGAAAACGCTGCTTATATGAAGGGTCAACTCCGCCTGCCAGTTTCCCTAATTTATGG AATGGAGCATCATACTGTACTTCAGAACTTGCAATTCTTAAAAACAATGAGATACATTCTTGGGATAGGGGATATAACGATGAAGGAAATCAA GTTTGGGGACCAAAGGAAGGTTCATATGAATTTAAGCCCGCGCCTGCCTCGAGTACCAATGACATGTTTTCTTCTTTAAATTTTCCTATTCAGCAGTCTATCGAAAAAAGAATAGAGGGTTCATTTGTCTTGCAAGAATGA
- the LOC126795220 gene encoding LOW QUALITY PROTEIN: uncharacterized protein At4g14100-like (The sequence of the model RefSeq protein was modified relative to this genomic sequence to represent the inferred CDS: inserted 2 bases in 1 codon; deleted 5 bases in 3 codons): protein MASAPTTPICLFILLVLVISSFNILTSNEPTPATWPHQFHSLMVMNNSGALQTLDLWYDAVWPNGRNFNIIQNQLGKLKYDLEWDNGTSFIYTLDSDRECRVLHFEAGILRPNWLDGATYLGQRHVDWFLCNXWEVDFIWYYEDVVTKRPVHWFFYTGMSAHVMTFEVGAKLEDEIEKWNAPVYCFGEAAQLERNKSSLVEATASDSSPERMVRGVSDA, encoded by the exons ATGGCCTCTGCCCCAACCACACCTATCTGTTTGTTTATCCTACTCGTCTTGGTCATCTCCTCCTTCAATATCTTAACTTCCAACGAACCGACTCCGGCGACATGGCCCCACCAATTCCATTCC CTTATGGTCATGAACAACAGTGGAGCTCTTCAAACGTTGGACTTGTGGTACGAC GCCGTCTGGCCCAACGGTCGAAACTTCAACATAATCCAGAACCAACTGGGAAAGCTCAAGTACGACCTGGAATGGGACAATGGCACCTCCTTCATCTACACTTTGGACTCCGACCGGGAATGCCGGGTCTTGCATTTTGAGGCGGGCATTCTCCGGCCTAACTGGCTAGACGGTGCAACTTATCTGGGTCAGCGCCACGTGGACTGGTTCCTCTGTAA GTGGGAGGTGGACTTCATCTGGTACTATGAGGATGTTGTCACTAAAAGACCTGTTCACTGGTTCTTCTACACAG GGATGAGTGCTCACGTGATGACATTTGAGGTGGGAGCCAAACTCGAGGAT GAAATTGAGAAGTGGAATGCTCCTGTTTATTGTTTTGGGGAGGCTGCTCAGTTGGAAAGGAATAAGAGCTCCCTGGTTGAAGCTACGGCAAGTGATTCTTCTCCTGAGAGGATGGTGAGAGGAGTGTCGGATGCTTGA
- the LOC126794865 gene encoding succinate dehydrogenase assembly factor 2, mitochondrial, with amino-acid sequence MASLRRALISAHRALKSSNSISPTHTHLRPQYSTGGLVQRSYSTDNTSNLHIDLSNEESKRRLCNRLLYRSKQRGFLELDLVLGKWVEDHIHSMDENGIKALVDVLDVENPDLWKWLSGQEQPPEALITNPVFTAVRSKVTNNLDSFAAPETRTTPGNPWVRGWDDIKKYKGGPITGNQ; translated from the exons ATGGCAAGCTTGAGAAGAGCTTTGATCAGCGCCCACCGAGCTCTCAAGTCTAGCAACTCCATCTCACCCACTCACACCCATCTCAG GCCTCAATATTCTACTGGTGGCTTAGTTCAGCGATCTTATTCCACCGATAACACCAGCAATCTGCATATCGACCTTTCTAACGAAGAGAGCAAGCGGCGTTTATGTAATAG ATTATTGTACAGGAGCAAACAGAGAGGGTTCTTGGAGTTGGATTTGGTTCTGGGTAAATGGGTGGAGGATCATATTCATTCCATGGATGAAAATGGAATTAAAGCACTTGTGGATGTTCTTGACGTT GAAAACCCTGATCTGTGGAAGTGGTTAAGTGGCCAGGAGCAACCACCCGAGGCACTCATAACTAATCCG GTTTTCACTGCAGTGCGCAGCAAGGTTACAAACAACCTGGACAGCTTTGCTGCTCCTGAGACGCGAACAACACCCGGGAACCCATGGGTTAGAGGATGGGATGatataaagaaatataaggGCGGCCCTATTACCGGGAACCAGTAG
- the LOC126794005 gene encoding probable beta-1,4-xylosyltransferase IRX10L, whose protein sequence is MGFWKWVFAWLVCAALALEIGSGEQARTERISGSAGDVLDDDPVGRLKVFVYELPSKYNKKILQKDPRCLNHMFAAEIYMQRFLLSSPVRTLNPEEADWFYTPVYTTCDLTPNGLPLPFKSPRMMRSAIQLISSNWPYWNRTEGADHFFVVPHDFAACFHYQEEKAIERGILPLLQRATLVQTFGQRNHVCLKEGSITVPPYAPPQKMQTHLIPEKIPRSIFVYFRGLFYDVGNDPEGGYYARGARAAVWENFKDNPLFDISTEHPTTYYEDMQRAVFCLCPLGWAPWSPRLVEAVIFGCIPVIIADDIVLPFADAIPWEEIGVFIDEKDVPNLDTILTSIPPDLILRKQRLLANPSMKQAMLFPQPAEPGDAFHQVLNGLARKLPHDPSVYLKPGQKILNWTAGPVGDLKPW, encoded by the exons ATGGGATTTTGGAAGTGGGTTTTTGCTTGGCTGGTCTGTGCTGCTTTGGCTTTGGAGATTGGTTCTGGGGAGCAAGCTCGAACTGAGAGGATTTCAG GTAGTGCTGGTGATGTCTTGGACGATGATCCAGTGGGAAGGTTGAAAGTTTTTGTTTATGAGCTCCCAAGCAAATACAATAAGAAGATTCTGCAGAAGGACCCGAGATGCCTTAACCATATGTTTGCCGCTGAGATCTACATGCAGCGTTTTCTCCTATCTAGCCCTGTCCGAACCCTTAATCCTGAGGAGGCTGATTGGTTTTATACTCCAGTGTACACCACTTGTGATCTGACCCCAAATGGCCTTCCTTTGCCTTTCAAATCACCACGAATGATGAGAAGTGCAATACAACTTATTTCTTCAAATTGGCCTTATTGGAACCGCACTGAAGGGGCTGATCACTTTTTTGTTGTGCCTCATGACTTTGCAGCATGCTTTCATTACCAG GAAGAAAAGGCAATTGAAAGAGGTATTCTTCCGTTGCTCCAACGCGCAACCTTGGTTCAGACTTTTGGGCAACGGAATCATGTTTGCTTGAAAGAGGGCTCAATCACTGTTCCTCCTTATGCTCCTCCGCAGAAGATGCAAACCCACTTAATCCCTGAGAAAATTCCTAGATCCATCTTTGTTTACTTCCGAGGATTATTTTATGATGTGGGAAATGACCCAGAAGGTGGCTATTATGCAAG AGGTGCAAGAGCAGCagtatgggagaatttcaagGACAATCCGCTTTTTGACATTTCCACAGAGCATCCCACCACATACTATGAGGACATGCAACGTGCAGTCTTCTGTTTGTGCCCCCTCGGCTGGGCTCCTTGGAGCCCGAGATTGGTTGAGGCAGTCATTTTCGGTTGCATTCCTGTTATCATAGCAGATGACATTGTTCTACCCTTTGCTGATGCAATTCCATGGGAAGAAATTGGTGTGTTTATAGATGAGAAAGATGTTCCCAACTTGGACACCATCCTCACTTCAATCCCGCCAGACCTGATATTGAGGAAGCAAAGGTTGCTTGCCAACCCTTCAATGAAGCAAGCTATGCTGTTCCCACAACCTGCCGAACCAGGTGATGCTTTTCATCAAGTTCTCAATGGACTAGCACGAAAGTTGCCTCATGACCCTAGTGTTTACTTGAAGCCAGGTCAGAAAATCCTAAATTGGACTGCGGGTCCAGTTGGTGACCTGAAACCTTGGTGA
- the LOC126794006 gene encoding uncharacterized protein LOC126794006 has product MALQLQAPSTRTHLASPSPLAPRGNAVLRQPLDRFSLRSSFFSSSVSLLLPPQQKPLAKTAPKFSMRVASKEAYICRDCGYIYNERTPFAKLPDKYYCPVCGAPKRRFRVYQPPVTKDANSKDVRKQRKAQLQRDEAIGKALPIAIAVGAVALAGLYFYLNSSIQG; this is encoded by the exons ATGGCCCTGCAACTGCAGGCACCCTCTACCAGAACCCATCTAGCTTCACCATCCCCATTAGCTCCGAGAGGCAATGCCGTCCTACGGCAACCTTTGGATCGGTTTTCTTTAAGATCCTCATTCTTCTCTTCATCAGTTAGTCTGTTGCTTCCTCCTCAGCAGAAGCCCCTTGCCAAAACTGCACCAAAGTTTTCCATGAGAGTTGCCTCCAAGGAAGCCTATATTTGTCGTGATTGCGG GTATATATACAATGAGAGAACTCCTTTTGCAAAGTTACCTGACAAGTACTACTGCCCTG TTTGTGGTGCTCCCAAGAGGAGGTTTAGGGTATACCAGCCTCCTGTGACCAAAGATGCCAACAGCAAAGATGTTCGAAAGCAACGAAAAGCACAGTTGCAGAGAGACGAAGCGATTGG AAAGGCTCTACCTATTGCTATTGCAGTTGGAGCTGTGGCACTTGCTGGATTATACTTCTACTTGAACAGCAGCATTCAGGGATAG
- the LOC126793698 gene encoding uncharacterized protein LOC126793698 — MKNGNELVEQTKIRLMRAFVEAQDSSSKVMDDLMLRRFLRARDLDVERASAMFLKYLKWKQSFAPDGSISASEVPIQIAQNKLFLQGSDKRGCPIAVLLGARHSQVKGGLEEFKRYVVYAFDKICARMPPGQEKFIFIGDLEGWGYSNSDIRGYLGALSILQDYYPERLWKIFIVHVPFVFMTVWKIFCPFIDNKTKQKIVFVENKMLKSTLLEEIDESQLPEIYGGKLPLVPI, encoded by the exons ATGAAAAATGGGAATGAATTGGTGGAGCAGACCAAAATCCGTCTCATGAGAGCTTTTGTTGAAGCTCAGGATTCTTCCTCCAAG GTAATGGATGATCTGATGTTAAGAAGGTTCCTACGTGCTCGTGATTTAGATGTAGAGCGGGCATCAGCCATGTTCCTGAAGTACTTGAAATGGAAACAATCTTTTGCTCCTGATGGGTCAATTTCTGCTTCAGAAGTACCAATTCAAATTGCACAGAACAAGCTGTTTCTACAGGGATCAGACAAGAGAGGATGTCCTATAGCAGTTCTACTCGGTGCAAGACACTCTCAAGTCAAGGGGGGCCTCGAGGAGTTCAAAC GTTATGTAGTCTACGCTTTCGACAAGATATGTGCAAG GATGCCACCAGGACAGGAGAAGTTTATTTTCATTGGTGATCTGGAAGGCTGGGGATATTCAAACAGTGATATCCGAGGATACCTAGGAGCTCTATCCATTTTGCAG GACTACTATCCAGAAAGACTATGGAAGATTTTCATTGTCCATGTGCCTTTCGTGTTTATGACAGTATGGAAAATCTTTTGCCCTTTTATTGACAACAAAACTAAGCAGAAG ATTGTATTTGTTGAGAACAAAATGCTGAAATCAACTCTACTTGAAGAGATTGATGAAAGCCAACTCCCTGAAATTTATGGAGGCAAACTACCATTGGTTCCTATCTAG
- the LOC126794710 gene encoding uncharacterized protein LOC126794710, with protein sequence MGKTEKTEKAKERREKRRQEISLLRTIPYSDHQRWWSAETIAVVTGGNRGIGFEITRQLAAHGLTVILTSRDPEVGCEAAKVLQEGGLNVYFHQLDVLDQVSIKEFCDWLVENYGGLDILVNNAAVNFNQGSDNSVEHAAQVCTTNYYGTKNMIQALIPLMKHSAAGARIVNVSSRLGRLCGKRNRIEDLNLRKQLANVETLTEEIIDGAVDSFLKQVEDGTWESGGWPKTFTDYSVSKLAVNTYTKLMAKILSDRPEGQKIFINCYCPGWVKTAMTGYAGNISAEEGADTAVWLALLPDQAITGKFFAERREIRY encoded by the exons ATGGGCAAAACTGAAAAGACCGAAAAGgccaaagagagaagagaaaagcGGCGCCAGGAGATCTCTCTGCTCAGAACCATCCCTTATTCCGATCACCAAAG GTGGTGGTCGGCTGAGACCATTGCGGTGGTGACCGGAGGTAATAGGGGCATTGGATTTGAAATCACTAGACAACTTGCGGCGCATGGATTGACTGTAATATTAACATCCAGAGACCCTGAAGTGGGATGTGAAGCTGCTAAGGTGTTGCAGGAAGGTGGTCTCAATGTGTATTTTCATCAGCTGGATGTGTTGGACCAGGTTTCCATTAAAGAGTTTTGTGACTGGTTGGTGGAAAACTATGGTGGTTTGGATATTCTG GTGAATAATGCAGCTGTTAATTTCAATCAGGGGTCTGATAATTCTGTGGAGCATGCGGCTCAAGTGTGCACTACGAATTATTATGGCACCAAGAATATGATTCAAGCGTTGATCCCCTTGATGAAGCATTCAGCTGCTGGGGCTCGGATTGTTAATGTGAGCTCCAGATTGGGTAGACTGTGTGGCAAACGAAAT AGAATTGAAGATCTGAATTTGAGAAAACAACTTGCCAATGTGGAGACACTCACAGAGGAAATTATTGATGGAGCAGTAGACAGTTTTCTAAAACAAGTAGAAGATGGCACATGGGAATCAGGTGGGTGGCCGAAAACGTTTACTGACTACTCAGTATCAAAACTTGCAGTCAATACTTACACCAAGCTAATGGCAAAGATACTCTCTGATCGACCAGAAGGGCAGAAGATCTTCATCAACTGTTACTGCCCAGGTTGGGTAAAGACTGCTATGACGGGCTATGCTGGGAACATTTCAGCTGAAGAAGGAGCCGACACTGCTGTATGGTTGGCCTTGCTTCCAGATCAGGCAATAACAGGGAAATTTTTTGCTGAGAGACGTGAGATTAGGTATTGA